The genomic DNA ATATACGATTCTTACAAGTGGGTTGGGGGCTATTGTTGTTACTCATTCGATCAGATcagatcaaatcaaatcaaatccaTAAGAACGCAACAATCAATCACCTCATTTGCTATGTTAGCCCCCATAAGAACGCAACAATCAACTCCAAGCTGTTCCTTAATAAGGGTGGAGATCATGCACGGACCTTCCATCTTCACCTCCATTCCTTTAATGAGGGAAATTGCTCGAACATCTTCCTTTAACTTTCCAACAAGTCGTTTGCATATACCCTCCACGAACTGATGTGGGGTTACAAAGACTAACATGTTTGCATCTCTAGCTGTGggggataataataataattaaaccagCTAATTAAGGTGAATGATTAAATCTAAAGCAGAACCAACCAATCTCTGGAACTggaattcatatattttttttatacctgCATGTTCAATATCCGGATCGGCAACAACATTTTTGCCCAGTTTGATACCAGGAAGATATTTAACATTCtcctgatgatgatgatgattgatTAACATGTCAATAGAAAGAGAAGGAGGAGGGGGGGTATATAAAGcaattaaaattagatattaCATTAGTCCTGTTGATGACATCGGAGAGCTTGTCTCCATTGGGCAATGTCTCTTCAAATACCCACATCCTGACTTCATCTGAAAGcaaagaaagaaatgaataaGAGGTGTTGTGTTGAATTGAATTGATATTGAAAGTAGTACCGTGAAAAGAGGCGAGCTTGAGGGTGTTTGAAGCAATGAGCTTTGCGGCGACACTGCCCCAATTTCCACTGCCGACAACGGTGATTCTTGATTTGGCGGAGGTGGGTGTTTCAGATTGACCTTCCTCCTCGAACGTGGGGGGAGCCatggaggaagaggaagaggagaagaaagaggaattgggttgttgttgttgatggagGAGGAGAGAAAAGCGGGAGGAAAAGGGAATTATGTGGAGGAGAAAATGGAGTGTTGGAGAATTTAAGGAAGGAAGGTGGAGGTGAAGCTTCATTCAGGGCGGAGAAGCCTCTGCAAGAAAGATGTTCGTCAGATTCAATGCGGTTATGTTATGTTAAATCTGGCGATCCACTCTATGTATGCAATTCTttctttcattcattcattgCCTGCCTACCATTTCTTCTTCCACCCATCCACAtcacatataattatataataaataataataataataataagatctCTTTCATATCAATCtcgcttcttcttcttcggaTCAAAATGCATGCTCCAGTTATCACACCTGTTGTTTCAGACACTACTGCAGACACTTCTTCTCCATCTACCAAAACACCCGtcaatttgtttgtttgttttattactAACACGTATGTTTTATTAGTCTTAGGGTTGAGGTGTAATAAGcccaacaaaaaaatatatattattttttcaaatttaattcaattttataaagagGCATAGACTCATATTTGTAATTTTACTTTTttgataaatgaattgaaatgtATTATAATGTATATTTGAACTTGAAAACGTGGTTTTAAATAACAAGATAAAaagatttgatttaattttgtgGTTGTTTATTGGACAGTGAATTATTTGTATATCGAGTGTCGCTTATAACGATTAATACATCAACGCAAGAACGCAAGATCTTTATGTATTGGTTGATGGCTCAAACGtcaataaaaaaagatttagtCTTTAATCTTGATTAATGGCTAATAAGTCAAGACCATTATATCTTAGTTGATGCCTCATAAGTCTATATAAGACCTTTGTTGATAAATGAATTgttattaagttatattttagtCACTGTCTTTAGGGGTGTttatatttggtctgaaccgaatatccgaccgaattcgaattcaccgaattcgaatttcattttcggttttcgaatttcattttcggttttttaatcgaatttcaaatcaattcgaattcaaatacggttttcgaattggttttcgagtttgggtttcaactcgaaaaccaaaccgaaaaccgaattcattttttattatttatttttccaaacttagtttaagaaaaatttcaaaataatcaaattataataaaagaaaacaaaagtactagtggtctagtggtagaataatACTCTGACTCGGTATAGACCCGAGTTCGATTCCTGGCTggttcaatttattttgagttatgctagttccaaaaattaaaaaaaacgaattcggtttgaattcgaaattcgaaccgaatatcaaattcgaattcggtttaattaaaatttattcaaattcggttcggttttcgaattggctaaaaaaaataaaaattcgaataaacaaaatcaagaaactcgaataacccgaaaaccgaactgATGAACACCCCTAACTGTCTTAGTCTCATAGTTAGTACTGAGAAGATATTATTTTGTGTCAAATGAtgaatttaattgtttaaaagttacctatatatattttgtttattgtgTCAAATGATAATAAAGAACCAGACtagtcaaaaaaaaattattggataagaaatattatatctagagtacataatataaataagttaactttttttttataacaatatacATAGTGTAGGGCTGTCTATCTAGGGGTTAGGGGTGAGTCGGTATGCTATActttaatgttttattcatactTTATACCTTAAGGAAATTTTAGTAtacaaaaattcatacattatcttaccttgattttgatataccttaattttggtatacacaaaattcatacatttatcttaccttaatttcggtataccttaatttcggtacgatatcggtattatacctaaaaaacatattaacttaaaaaaaaatcaatttcatcgGTAGGGTATAGAttgaatatattgaataatatttcagtataattatattttaatattattaaaaaagaatatatttttataattaaattaatatcaaatttatttaattattttcttataagtattatatatatatatatatatatatatatatatatatatatatatattaattcataaatactatttcggtatttcttgatgtaccaaaattttaaaatttttgtacCTTTACCGtatcaataattttggtatcggtatcataccttacctttttcTGTATaccttaaaattcaatattttcaatatattgcggtacgatatttttgatattatcATTAAGTTTCCCACCCCTATACCCATCCCTATTAAATTTTTTCctcaattagttttaaaaagttgtaaaaaaaatttaacataagtttttaatattaaatgagttGTCTTAGAATTGGACTGCCTTATAAAGTGCTTTTTAAGAAAGGAATGTTTTTAGTGATATGTACTCagctattttttttaactaatgtTGAActgacaatttttttatattttaatttttaatttttttttatgatgaatAAATGTCTTAGTTTATTATGTAatgtttatagattttttttttggaagtCTAGAATGATAAAGGTATGACATGTGGTAACTGCCCGCCTTAAGGTGTGACAACAAACCCATAAATTGGAGTTGTTGGGTCAACATAAATTTCAAGgggaaaaaaatcaatttagtgtataaaataaatttcaaattaaaaatgtatttagaGAAAATTTAACCAATATATATTGtggtaataaaaaataactattggGTTTTTCAtcataaaatttgtttgatgCAATCACTCAAAATTGAGAGTTACTCAAAATTGTTGGTCATtgtaaactttaaaaatttaatgtttatttgaaaatgtaaaagtttaatttaataaatattatttattttttattattatttatataattaagtattttatattttaattattttaaaatatatatttaaatataaaattaaataaataataataataaataaattacagtgtaaaacaattatatttatcgaattaattatattaattaatttatttgaataaataataaaaaaataaatttataattataaatttatttatttttaatataaaatagtataaaatattaaaatcatacAATTAAAAGTTTACCTATTAAAagtattcataaaataaatttttttaatctcctctaaaatcttaaaatagtattattggggtttattagattttttaaatttattttgtttaattaattttttttttaattgactGAATTATTAGAatgtgttttgattttttttttaaatttaatattttatttgattaatgaaattatatgaatttaggATAAAAATCTTACATACATTAATGGTAACAATTTcaatacatatttatatgtGATTGAACAAAtagttttatcaaacaattaattgttttgattgtTTCTATAACGACCCAAAATCACACTTTTCTAAATTGAGAAATCTACGGTTTTGATAGAGATCTAAAACCGTGAATGATGGTATTCAGGACCGAGTGGTCCGACCAATGATCCTGCAAATGAAGGATTTATCAGGCAAGTATTTTTCTATACGTTTTATAAACCCACACAATgctatttattaatatattttttataaacgatGCATATGATTTTCAAAGCATTATTCATTGCATGTCGTCCATGATTTCTAAAGAAGGATGATTTTGGGACGGATGAATATGGGAGGATGGCTAACGGCATGAGCTCCAATAGTCTAATTCCAAAGTACTGACTGAATATTTATGGGACCAAAGTTTCTAGCGTGAGCTCTAGTTACTGCTGCCCAAACTAAATGATGGTCCCAAACAGGTCAAGGGCTTTTAGGGATGAACTTCTAATTGTGCCTAACCAAATACGGCTCAAATTGATTCTTTCCTTCAGGATCAGCTCTAAAGGATTATGGTCCCAATATGGCTCAGATGTAATTGTAAATGATGATATTCCCTTAAAAACCCTCATGGATGCAATGCAgtaaaatgttttcttttaaatgctcgttgggtctatcgactcactatgcttgtgtggtgtaggtggATCCAACTACATGTTTTTATGACCGGTGAAGGAAGATTTGGAGTCGAGCATGGTGCAGGAGATGCGTGTGGAAGGAGGGGTCGAGACCGTAGGACCGACTTTTATATCACCATTTTCAATGAACATGTCAAATAGGCACCCTAGCGCTTCCGCATTTATGATCGAAATCACGTTGAAATAGGTGCATGAAAGTAGGATTTTAGGGCGTAATAGTTTCCTTGTTCATTATTGttcttgtttttttcaaaagataaaacaaTATGAACATtccaatataatataatactagCATTTAGTCCATGCATTTTGCACgagaaatgatataaaaatcaaggaaaacaatttatggttaaaatttgatatatttttaatttactctcacatataaatccaaattaatcacaacattcgacccgacaatccggacactttgaaaattaagcatcaataaatatatatatatatattagttagttaaaaagttgaacttatactgttaaaacgtctcgcgttcatcaaatttggtgttaacattaaaatataaagtctaattagcatagttggttaaaatattatattagttttattaggttgcaagttcgaaacatatctataacatttttaattttatttttaaccattttaaatttatgggcgggtcaacccacaatccgacccaaatatccattactctccattatatatagagagagattaattagttaaaaagttgaaattatattgttaaaacatcccgcattcatcaaatttggtattgacattaaaatataaagtttaattAGTCTAGTTGTTTAAAGGGTAGTACTTGTTTTGTtgggttgtaagttcgaaacatacatataacatttttatttttatttttaaccgtttatggcgagttaacccacaatccaacccaaatattcatttattctcacatatatatccaaattaactacagttctcgatccggcaattcgaaactttgaaaaattaagcatcgttattgttagataaattcataccggttcaaataaacctaacttaaacaaacttcctatgcaggaacaaggaaccggaccggatgaataaaagaaaaccaAGTGAAGAAACCGAATCAGTCAAGCTACCgaaccgatcaagaatatttGGTACGTGACCgaacagaggaaggatcggccaaagcctaaaagccagatccatcaaatagccgatcaatcctcaagacaaacataaccggaataagcccggtcacttcactatcaaaagatactCGGCCAAATCAAgaggccaacctaggccaagtcaagaagccgacctgcacaagaagacactttgggtatctgttgagaacgataccaaaggagcagactgaatacttccatatccatgcaagtctgaggaaagactgtaggctgcagaaaacagtactaccggatccttctacttcgggataagccagagaggagatcttcaaagtacagacaactgtccaagcagacagtgcctacattgagtaaaagacaaacccggcaggtttgctttacagaccggcaggtctgaaacaggatgccaggtctgagattgactgtcaggtctgaggagaagaccggcaggtctgagacactgaatcactgcaccactgaccagccaatcagattcaaggaagtgaaatatgaccgttggcatatttcacctataaaaggaggcagttgaagaagagtaaatgcagttaccagAGTTACGAAGTGAGACATCAATTAAGAAAAGTGAAaagttgagagcatttactacaagtgataacagtgtgatattctaagaaagcctaagtgctaaattctaagtgtgttctacaatttcggtgtgaattgtaagagtgttatcgagcagaaaataagtctcgatcggattgtatttgtattccttagtgaatatccttctcgcggtttcgagaggaaggggtgacgtaggagttttatctccgaacatccataaaatctgttgtgttatttactttctgttggcttcattacataaccgactaacctaaCAACATCGCTCAAAACCGAATCTCTACttaccataccgaatatccagataaccgaaaccgacccaccattcttcaaatctccatcatccgaaaccgacttcgcctatcatacacgtgtaccgcttcaacttgaaagcaaacctcttccgcgcttgaacctagttcaagggtttgtgacaggttgtgtagtattgaaaccccggtattaatctctaacaggattaatcaccaccctacgagtgagaaccgctaaccggtccaacccccggtccaccagcggcgacctagatcctaacaattggtatcagagcagttagtttcaatactcaagcagacatgtatcaagataggcctccaatgctagaaggtgatgactttgccaactggaaggcacgcatgcacctgcatctagtcaccttggatgatgaaatggaatccgttctaaccgaaggaccgatagtcattgataaagacagaaaagaatggacagctgatgataggagaaggaacaatctggacaaccatgcaagaaaccggatctccaacagcgtggacagaaatacatactgcaagatcagagattgcaaaaccgcaaaggagacttggaacacggtcatccagatttttgagggaaatgaaagaaccaaagagaacaagataatggtggccacacagaggtttgaaagcatcaaaatgaaaccaggggaaactatgaaagaatacagtgaccggttcactggtgtattagatgagttagcaaatctgggtaagaagtatgacaacaaagaggtcatcatgaaagttTTGAGGTCTCTTCCGAGTgcttgggatataaagacgatggtcatgagagaatcaaagagcctacgtaagatgaaattatacgatgtattcgaagatctcaaggcttatgagttcgagatgaactccagaactgaagaggaagtctcggcctcaacgtcaacTAGAGCACTGttcacatctacggaaccggctgcacctgctcctGTTTCTATATCTACATCTGCACCGGTACcgactcctgcacctgcaccgatcagaaccgccgaacagtttactgagga from Impatiens glandulifera chromosome 9, dImpGla2.1, whole genome shotgun sequence includes the following:
- the LOC124914412 gene encoding glycerol-3-phosphate dehydrogenase [NAD(+)] gives rise to the protein MKLHLHLPSLNSPTLHFLLHIIPFSSRFSLLLHQQQQPNSSFFSSSSSSMAPPTFEEEGQSETPTSAKSRITVVGSGNWGSVAAKLIASNTLKLASFHDEVRMWVFEETLPNGDKLSDVINRTNENVKYLPGIKLGKNVVADPDIEHAARDANMLVFVTPHQFVEGICKRLVGKLKEDVRAISLIKGMEVKMEGPCMISTLIKEQLGVDCCVLMGANIANEIAEGKFSEATVGYKENREVAEKWVHLFNTPYFVVSAVQDVEGVEMCGTLKNVVALAAGFVDGLDMGNNTKAAIMRIGLREMRALSKLLFSSVKDSTFFESCGVADLITTCLGGRNRKCAEAFARNGGKRSFDELEAEMLQGQKLQGVSTAKEVYEVLTHRGWVELFPLFATVHEICIGRLPPSAIVEYSECSPRTTPLSAGA